Below is a genomic region from candidate division KSB1 bacterium.
ATTTAAAGGACCTGGAAACGTTACAAAAGTTACATTAAAATATGGTCACCTCAGTATAGCAAGTTTGATTTAGGACAGTAACATCTAATTTTGAATTACACTAGTCATGCAATAAGCAATGGAAATGAAACGAATACTGAAAACTTGTAGGTCCCCAGTTCGAATTTCGTAATTTAATTCCAGGTGCAATGCATTCTGCCATGCTGGTCATCGAGAATTGCATCAATTCGGATGGCTGTGAAAGCTTTTGGAATTTCATTAGGGAGACTCTTGTGGTAACTTTCTCACCGCCATTGGATTTATATGCAGTAACAACATTAGCGCCAGTTATTGTGAACAGCAATATAGACAATAAATAATAGCAAACGCGTTTCATTGCAATGTCCTTTCAAATGTTCAGATAGGAATGTTAAAGGCTAATAATATACATAAGACGTAAATGGCATGGGTATAGTTAATATTTGAAAGGACATTTTGGTAATCTCCAGGTTTTAAGATTTTTTTTATCCCACATCTCTTACCCTTTGCTTGTTATTTATCCAAGAAACAGTACAAACATTCCAAATTCTTCTTTCAATAAAAACCTTTGGCGAGAAAATACCGGGGTCAAAGAAACGCTGCTTCGGTCCAGTTTAAAGAGATTGGAACAACAAATTCCATTTTCTTTCATTGTTTGCTGCCATCGTTCATTTATTATCAATTTAAGGAAGGTAAACTCGATAACGGGAAATGCGAATGGATATAGGCTTTTATTGCAAAAGCATGATTGATCCATTCCAGTTGCAAGACGGTTTGGGAAGGACGTGTTGGGGGTGTTGGAGGACGGCAGGAAGTCATGATCTTTAATAAAATCATAATCGTATTTCCCCACCAAAGCCATTTTCTCCTTGACTTTTAACCTAAAAATTAGTCCTCGATACCTATCTAAAACAACCCCATTTCTAACACCAAATCCTCGACGCGGAGAAAACATTGTAAGCGCCGGTATCGTTCTCATTAGCGCCATGTTGGGGAATTACCTGCTGCTACTGTTTCTTGCGAGTAATGGCGCCCAAACCGTATAGCAAACATTATCAATATTGGACCTGCGGTGTTCTATTTTGTCATAGGCACAATAACCATTCTAACAAACAAATAAGTTTCGATCATCATGGAATGAATGAATACTTTTTGGATATTTTTGACAATAGACAGGATTGAATTCACTAAGATTTCAAAAACTTCTCTACAGACGTGGCTTTAGTTGGAAATTCACGGATAATTCTTTTATCTCGAGTCACTAATGGAACATTAATGTCTTCAGCTAATGCGATATATTCACAATCGTAAGATGAACACTTTGATTGATTGACTAATTCAAGAATTTTACCAGAATTAACTTCATATTCAGAATCTACCATCATATTTTCGGCTTGTTGAATTAGAAATGTTTCTTGTTGAACTGTTAAGTATTTTTTACGGATATATAAAGATAAAACGCTTACAAATTCACTTCTCCAAAAATTGGAGCAATCCAATCAGAATCCTTGGTTAATATTTGTTTTACAATTTCAGTTTTTTGGCCTTGAATAAATAGATATGATATTATATTCGTATCTACGACTATCATTTTCTACCCTCTTCTTTTGCCTCATTTATTATTGCGTCAGTAAGTGGGGGTATATTTGTATTTTTATAAAAATTGTCAAGTGTAGAAAACAAGTTTTTGATGTCAATTTTTTTACTACTTAAGGAATCCCCCAATCGTTTTATAATTTCATTGTTGATACTTCTTCGATTTTCCTTGGCGGTAATTTTAATTTTTTCATATAACTCTTCAGGAACATTTTTTATTGTGATGTTATGCATTTTATTACCTCATAAATTTATACCATAATGGTGCCATTTTGGAAACTATGATAAACTAAGGAAAATTTCAAAACTATTTCGTTTACACAAGACCGACTTATTTGAGACCCATTGGCAATTGTAAAAATCCAATGATTTTAGTTGAATATTTTTGACACTGACTCAGAACTAGATTTCCCACCCATCAAAATTATTTTCCCCTTGACTTTTATCTTAAAAATTAGTCCTTGGTACCTATCTAAAACAACCCTATTTCTAACACCAAATCCTCAACGCGGAGAAAACTATGGTATCAGATCCAATCACAATAATCTTTATTCTTGCAGTTGTTGTTTTTATTGCTATCTGGCTTGAGGAGCGTTACAGGATGTTCCGTTCGCTTGGAGCGGCGCTGGTCGGGATTCTATTTGCCATGGTGCTCTCCAATGTTGGCATTTTGCCTGGTAATTCTACCGCGTATGAGATATTGGTCGGACCCATTGTAAGCGCCGGTATCGTTCTCATCTTACTCAGTGTGGATATTAGCTCGATCCGCAAAGCCGGTCCGGTGATGCTTAAGGCGTTTGGTATCGGCGCTGTAGGTACGGCCATCGGCGCTGTGATCATGGGCTCCATATTGGCTTCATCCATCGGCGAGGAAACCTGGAAATTGACCGGCCAGTTCACCGGCACCTATACCGGCGGCGGTTTGAACTTCGCGGCGGTAGGACAGGCGCTTGGCACCAGCAGCTATTTGTTCTCGGCGGCCATCGCA
It encodes:
- a CDS encoding LytTR family transcriptional regulator encodes the protein MKGHFGNLQVLRFFLSHISYPLLVIYPRNSTNIPNSSFNKNLWRENTGVKETLLRSSLKRLEQQIPFSFIVCCHRSFIINLRKVNSITGNANGYRLLLQKHD
- a CDS encoding Arc family DNA-binding protein yields the protein MHNITIKNVPEELYEKIKITAKENRRSINNEIIKRLGDSLSSKKIDIKNLFSTLDNFYKNTNIPPLTDAIINEAKEEGRK